The Cydia strobilella chromosome 5, ilCydStro3.1, whole genome shotgun sequence region TGGTCGCCAATACCACCAATTGTACCACActgtaatgaaaaataaaataaaattaaaaaaccacAAAGGTGTATTGTCTGTCTGTACACTCTGtactaaaataatgtaaatttcaAGTTTAAAAACTAAGCAGAAGGCAGACtcctttgaatttttttgtacagtcagcttcaTATAGATAGTGTCAGCCAGTGGTAAAATTTATAGCAACAcaccttaataataataataacttacataaatatgattctttCAACTCTACTTTCAGTGATCGGCACTGATGTTTGCACTCCTCAGCTGGTTTTAAATTGACTGTCCTGCTGCCACTTAGCACCAAGAGGAATGAGAAACTGCACTCAGTGTCAGGCACTGCAAACTGTCCTTGGCTATTGTCTATGATCAGAAATCTCTCAGTGCTCTGTCCAAACTTAGGTACTACTTTGGGCCTAGGAATTATTTGGCGGAGTATTCTAGCAACACTCATTGTATTTAATTTCCTGAAACATCAATATTAACAAAGGATTAGAAAGTGTTTGGTAATCCACAAAAAAgtacaataaaatgaaatgaccACAATTAATAACTAATatggagtgtacaggtttttaaaaggtcggccatgcgcatgtaacacctctggagctGCAGGCGTCCTAGGCTATGGTgactgcttactatcaggcgggccgtatgcttgtttgccaccgatgtggtataaaaataaaaacttaccaAATGAAGAGATTTTTATCCCCCAGTAATTGTGGTTCATGAAATACCTCATTcaattttgaataatatttattattgactAATATTTTTGGTGCTTCCTTGTTTAATACTTCCTCATTCCTATTGTATAACTCTATGAGTTCTTCTAATCTTACAAGTTGCTGGTCAGTCTAAAAAACGGTTTAATTTCAATTCATGtttaataagaaaaatattaagtcTAAGACTTAGAATGTTTTTCATACCTACCTCATAAATAAATGGAGCAGTATGCTGTTGATTGGTGATTAATTTAGGGTCATATATTTCTCTGATATTGGAAACACTGCTGCATGGCCAGCAGTCCATATCCACAACCATGAAGAATGGATTTTGTATCAAACATGTTTCATGGTATAAATCtacaaaaagtaatattttacatttgttacatgtaaaaaaggACAATAGTTTCTCATATAGAGTCCTAGCTCaattggttgttcaatacttGCACTATGGAATGTCaaatttagctaggaccctaaatggctcaacaatcacgGAGTGTGACTATACAAGCTTACCAGTAAGTCCAGGGAATAAGGATATGAACGGAATTGATATCCGCCTCAGAAGCCTCAAGCCAGGGTAGATATACTcttgtaaattacaaacaactgAGCTGTAAATAGACTTAAAATTATAGAAGACACAAATTGTTAACAACAAGCCAATGAGTACTACTCGATACTTTGTCCTGTGACGTCGATGCGTATGCGTAACCATAGTTCTCGGACTTCGGTTTTCTAAAGAGTCGAGAGATTCAAAATATAATCGCCTGAATTCATCTTCGCTCATGCCAGTGTTCATACACTGCTTTTTTAGTCGTATAACTGAGCTAGAATACTCTTGTAATACTTCATCATTGACcataatgcattttattttgttttatttgttattataaattacaacaGCGGCAAGGTAAGGTAAATCTAGATAAAGTAGATTAATCTTAATCAAAAgtcaaaacattaaaataaatgtcagtGTCAGGGTGACAGCTGACATTGGACATGAGATGtatttttctaatatttctgTGTTCCGAATCAAGATCAAGGGATTTATACCGAGGCCCCAACGTTGTCGGATCTCAGTACAAAATTGAATTGTCAAGCCGTAGCCATTTTGGTGGTTGATCGGCTGTGAActtgtgcaacacgagagcaatagttatttgttatacaagggtgcaaagttgtattttaacacacgagaagtaaaatacatttgcacccgtgtgtaacacaaaacttttcccctcactatagcgaggaaagtgtaacatccacaggcgttagatcatcttcatcaactggaatcactcatttttttacgatattataacaaaaaactctggaaattctgtacttttacgtgagaagtttttaagtaaaaattttgttgacaattttgacatttctgacgtatgaaatgtcaatgatgcgttttgaaattgcatcgacttaacttgtgcgttcagaattatatttaacattatggaattttaaggtttatgacttaaaatcattaaataaagctaaatctggtattttttattacattctcaaaccatttatttaatgataattaataccgaacgaaccattattatgagcgttttacgttttgttatctgtcaagctacttaaacacgctccatccaaggtcaaattacttttcccactagtggataaaatgcgtttttccccgcttgttttaaaggataaaagacggctttccgagctagtgaggggaaaagttattttacatctcgtgtttttgagtccctcgctacgctcaagattctaacttagaatcacttatgatctttcgctttctcgggactcaaaataaacgcaagaaaaaccaactttcctctcttgttgcacaaataactattgtcaaaGTCCTACAGAACGCAGAACTTGCAAGGAAGCATCCGACAGACTGACATTTTTcccatattttaacattttcttTAGATTTTTGTTAAAACTATTTCTTACGTGGCAGTAtgatttacataaaaatgtgtTGTATTTATGGGTAAAACACACTtttgccacagaataactagtagtactaccgtacagaaaatttaCTCCTTCACAAAGcttagatttaggtataaaattatacctatactcgccgcctgcaagcaaaattgaaacttataaccgcgcacgaaccgtgaatcttctttgcacaccgcagttttatgaccgagctgtgtcgactgtcggcacggggttgtcagttgacaattttttgtaACCTATACCTACTAGTGATAGGGCTCAGCATTCACTGCCTTTTTCcaatatttacctacctatttaaatgggtcagatggcagtcgcttgtATAAAAACTAGTAGTCTGCAGACTTCTTTCAATATATCCAACCGCAACATAGAAGGCATAACTACGTAGccaataacaaaaacaaaagcaCACGCAAATCGGAGTACTATCGAGTTACAGTTTCATTCAAGATAAGATAACTTATTAAGAAACTACGTGTTCGGCATTCCGATAACAGGGCTAGTGTCCTGTCAATACGTCAACATGCTCTCTGCGACATACATTAATTAAATTCCTTATAACATAAGTAATAGTGATTGTGATACCATTATGACGTCAAAAATATTATGAAGATGCAAGAGGAATAGCTAGATGGAAATTGAAGCAAGATCTCAGGACTCAGTTTGGCGCTGGTCCCTTCTGTTTTCCGTTGTGCTGTTAAACGTATGTATTTTGCAAACTGTACTGCGAAACTCCCGAGTTAAGGTCAtaattgccacggctcatgagagcctggggtccgcttactACGCttctaatcctaagaattgacgtaggcactagtttttacgaaagcgactgccattttaccttccaatccagaggtttattacctaaaatattgaatgatctgccagaagttgtttgtgctaaatatttaaatggtaaacatataaaaaaagtcgttaaaatgcacttattagaaactaacgacacaagctatatatactaagaatcatacttatgataagatataggatataatattgtttttctttatgttattctcgaactccccatcggcacacaaacctccataaggttttgcctacgatgggtcctgtaataatctaataaactgtaatttgtttccttattcaataaattaaaaaaaaaaggtccccttctaggccttgttaggattagtccggtttcctcacgatgttttctttcatcgaaaagtgactggtacataagttacgaaaaactcattggtacgagctggggtttgaacccgcgacctctggattgaGTCTTTTGGGGTTTGTCACGCTCTTGCTCTCGGTTTGATAATATTGCGCAAAAATTTGCGTAGGTAAGGTATAAGACTTACAGTCATAATGCAAAGTTTGGAATCAAGCTATCGTTTTATCACAATGACCGTGACGCCACTCTATATCTAACGTCAAGTCTTGATAAACTACTGTAGTTCATGTACTTCATGTTACGACGGAGATGACCCTTAACTCGTATTATTTTAAAGTCTTATTTCATCAAATCCCTTCTGCCATCGTGAGAATGATCTATGTAGTACCTATCTCAGGATCCAATGTTTATCATTATCACAAGTCGAAATACAAAACTACAAAGTATCTATATAATatagtacctattgtattgtcatAGTTAGACTGTATTTTCTTGCAAGTTAAGTATACCTAGATTCGCTAAAGAAGTAACTTCACTGTGTTCCTGGTAGGTACTATATATGTACTAGTCGACATAAAGTAATTGTTTTGGAGGATTTATACAGTAtccgacgacggcgactccTCCAACTGTTTTTAATCGGGaacatggaacgctctaatgtggcttgcgaagATGATTAAGCTTGTGGGTTTTGGAGGATAACGTCATGTTGAAACATGCCTACatttgttacaattttaagaTTATGTAAAAATACCGCTACGCGTAACAGGCTAGTAGTAGCAGTATTAGGTAGCTTCATTGCTAACGTCACAATCGATTCCAAAGCTTCTTTCTTCACTTTAGATTGCTTCTGATTACAGCTCACCGCATTGATTGAtcggtaattatttaattaatgtaggtaattaTCGTTCATCAACGTTTCCACTGAACAATCAGTGTGATATTGTTGATATATCCTATCGTCAGAGAGCAGAGACAAGATTGACAGTCTCCATACAACGCCGTAAAACTGAACTTAAATGACGGCCGTGACAGGCACAATATCACATGAAAGCATAATAAAGGCGTATCTATCTATCCTACTACAGGATagcttttgaaaaaaaaagctttttagCTTGAAACTACAGTCTAATGATGCCTTAtccttatattataataatatcatgCACAATTTTTCAATCACTTCACAATCAATGGGGATGTGACTATCCTGCTATACCACCGTCGGATTTTAACTCTCTCAGAGACATCACTAAATGTCGGGCCTTTATAGTggacatgtacagtcagctgcagagaaaagctgcatagaagtttgtatgcaaaggtgctaagcgaatagtattgctgaccacattcttaatttttaaaactgtaTACGGGACTTTATGCGAGTCAGAATTCGAACTATTGACCAAAAATATCTCGtgagaaatgggtgcctttcatctcttggttaacaatcCACCACCACTACAGTTTATCGCCATAGCTACGTAATGTATATTTTGTCCAGGTGTGCTTGCCGAACTTGGTGCTGTCGTACGGAGTGGTGCTGCTGCACGCGGTGCAGTTGGGCGTGCCGACGTGGCTTGGACTCTCTACCCCTGTTACACATATTCTCACATACGGCTTAACGCGTAAGTTATTGTATATAGCCTGCTAAAACAGTTTTGTTAGTAACAGTAgaatagaaaaaaccggccaagttcgagtcggactcgcgcacgaagggttccataccattacgcaaaaaacggcaaaaaatcacgtttgttgtatgggagccccacttaaatatttatattattctgttattagtatttgttgttatagcggcaacagaaatacatctgtgaaaatttaaactgtctagctatcacggttcatgagatacagcctggtgacagacggacagacagacagacacagacagcggagtcttagtaatagggtcccgtttttaccctttgggtacggaaccctaaacactatactcatcccttttgCCTATACTCCGCTGACAAGCGAGAGCGAGTCGCCAAACTTACTTATAgtttcatttagttttttttttccacggGGAGGTGCGTCCCTTATTCACAACTTTCATCAGGCTTTGACTGGGTTATAAGTTATGAGGTTGTTTAGTGTCCgcctttaaccttttggacgccaatgacggatatatcggcagcgtaggtccaacgctaaagaccgattaatccgtcacagtcacagaccacagagcaacatagacctataCGTGCatttgcataaagttcaatttcagttttgacacttcggtggtgTGGCGTCCGAGtaacagcttttgtgtttgacacggtgCACGGTGTCGAGAAGGTGAACCACTAGACTACAGACATACGCAGTATTCAGGCCCCtgtttcaccacggtgacaatTCGCCGTACATTGCTGCTCCAACTAATAGGTACCGTCGTTTCTTAACGACCCAGAAATGGACAGGAAATTGTCAGTCTCTGGTATCAATTGTTAGCGTGGTGAAATAGGCATCAGAATGTAATTAAAGCTATCGAAATGATCTATAAAGTTTTACGCACCTTGGGCGTCAGTTGGCACTACTTTTCCCCATCTGAAAATtcttatttaaatgaaaattaaacaGAACCCAAAATTCTATAAATCGCACATACCTTTAATTAATAACATAGCTCTTAATACCTTGGCTGGCTTTGCCAACTCAACTCCACCGACCCGACGGGTGTCAGTTGACGTTGACGCACGGAACGAGTTTTAGCTGGAAAGCCAGCTCTAAACTATTAGCTTTTTTTAGCTTGTGCAAAAGAGGACTAGTTTTTCAGGACTCATAATTTCCAGAATGCTGGTGCCGCGAAGCGGCAGATTCGTGGGGCGGGCCGGTGGGGTACCGCGCGATGGCAACGGCGGGACTTCTGCTGAACGTGGCCGGACTGGTGGCATGCGGCTTCGTGCCGATGTATGTCGTGCCCTTTGTTTACGGCATCGCAGGAGGTAAAAAGCAAATATGAGGGATTTATACATCATGAAATTGTCTTAACCTAGACAGGTTCCAAAggtttattttactaaattgATTTTTGTTTCAGGACTCGGTTCATCACTACTATCAGCACAAATAGATGCCGTTGTGTTTGACACCTACGATTCGCATCTTGGAATCGTTCGTGGATTGTGTCTCGCAGGGCAGGCAGTCGGGCAGTCGCTCTTTCCTCACATTATAACCGCCTTGATAGATAACTATGGATACTCGTACGCACACATAGTTCTGGGCGGAATTATACTTCAAACTTTGCCAGCTGTTATGCTACTCAAAGTAAATCCTACTGCTACAAGGACTCTCTCATTTTCTAGGTACAGTGATCTCTCCAAAACGTATGCAACCTACAGCAATGAAATCGAAAATGAATGTTACTCAAACGAAATGCAATTACACGATATGAGCAGAAAGTGCTGGAAAAGTCCGTCTGACGAGAATTTGCATCGGGGGGAGGTATTGAGGATTGACGCCGGCGAGTCATACACTACGACCACCATTACACCGCCTAATAGTCCAGAAGACACGAGACGGAATGTCTTCGGGATCAACATTCTGCCCGACATTCTGGAAGAAACCGAAGAAAGCGAAGAAGACGAAGATGATCATAgtaatattaaagaaaatgatataaataagaataataagagATATACTGCAGCCATTAAGAGACTGAGTACAATAAGCGATAATTTAGACGATTATATATCGAGACAAGCCAGAAGAGATTCTGAAAGTGACCGGGAATGCGAGAAAAGTAGAGAATATTCGGAAATAGAAGTGACGTACGACAATGTTTCACCTATTACAGATATACAAAGGGAAAAAATAATGAACTCGTTCAGTTTCCGTTGTGAATCTGCGTACGCTAGAATACGAAGAAGGTTTTGGATGCCCTCGTACAGAATGTACAAACTACGCAGGAAACTGCAATTTACGTTATACAGTATCAATGACACTTTCATAAAACCTTTGACGAGATCACTATCCTCGTGGAGATTTTATCCTGCCGTACTTCTTAGCTTTTCTCATTTAAGTTTGTTAGCGATATCACTAGTGCTCCTGCCAATGGTGGCCTCCCATGTTCGCCCGAAGATCACTATGACAGAGTCAAATTTTTTGATGTCCCTCCATGGGTTTACTTGGCTTTGTTTCCTACTGAGTACGCCTTGGCTCACCGAAACGCCCAAAAGGAATTTCAAATACGTCGCAGTGCTCGGGCTTATTATATCTACTCTTGCATGTTTTGGTACGTTATGTTACTTCTCTTTACTTTAGCTATTTCGTATTTTGAAGTAAGTTTTTACTAGTTTCCTGCTTGTCTTTCACAGTTTTGGCGGCTTCAGACAGCCACGACATGTTTTCGATCGGCTGCGTGGTGGCCGGGCTAGGTTTTGGCGCCATAAGCTCATGTTGGGAGGGCGCCGTACAAGACTTCGTCGGAGTCCGAAAATGGCCAAAACTACGAAGCACTTTGGAAACAGTATCCGCCGTGTTATTAGTTACATTCTTTGTGTCTGTATGTTTATTCACGGACATGGAAAGTAATTTACAACTATACATATTCATTTTAGGTAACATACTTTCCGTGGTGACATTAATTTGGACAATCATAGCCGCTGTGTCAATTTATAATACTACGATTAAAATGTGCTTATTCAACAGGTTTAGATAGCCGAATATTGAATAAGAAGTTCTCTTGCAATTAATTCTTCtagtatgataaaaaaaatgacatgCCTACTTAATTCTCGTTCTCGTACAAGtgttaaatacaattttactaAGGCGTTGAGTGTGATATTTTAGCAATAAAATAGATGTATACTttatcaaattattatattattaaattattttataaaacaaggGTTTTTTGTTCGTATtcatgaaaattttaatttgatttagttTCAGTAGTTTTTATCATTTCggctgatttttattttgttgtggaTTTTTTTCGGATGGCTAGTTGTATTAGCACTGATCGACTCattatttcgcggattagcaatgtttttgttttaaataatatggatttccgcaaagtaatgcctgattctattaattatttaaccCGTTTGCCATTTGTTATTGATAGAGCTAAAATCGTCTGAGAACAAAAGGTAGGTACTTTCTTCAAAACTAAAGGAAGATCGTAGAATCGCCCTATATCAATATAGTACCATTCAAAAGTATGATTAGAGTAGAAGCTACATATGGTATATAAACACTGCATTGTATATAAACTCAacatctacctacctactatacaAAGAACGGCATGCATGGCTATTATAGGCGCGTATCGAAAGATgccaacagcggcgatggaggtGCGAGGTGCTGCTAGTGCTAAACCTCCAACTGCTAcacctagtgatacaatctgaggcgcggaaatcgttacacaggTTGGCTTTTacaggcctctggagcgataGCAAGCCaaagagcaaagatagatataactccgtaatagatggatacagtctaaggaaaaaacgtgcctcgaaaatcacgaaaatgtgattctcgatcagagggcgccactagttttggcctactctcgtatagagggcgttgacggtttcgtttgttatttataattttaacgcatatcattgaaagaacatgggtcaaaatcgtataaaaataattaatgcaaataaaaaaataatttatccatatttaaatacattttaacgtatttttataaatcttcgtttttagttttaaagtatgtcgatagatggcagtgaatttacagcggttacaaaatttactatgacagtaccactctatcttattatatcctctttgcaaaGAGTAAACACACGAACTTGGAATGTGACAAATTCATAGaaaggattacgaatatgggATATGGGGTGCGATAAGATGCTACCCAAAtttgtgttccgtaagaattttaaaGTTAAAGTTCCAACATGGGCTGAACAACTATATCATATGGTATACatacacagacgggtccaacACAGTATACACACAGTAGTAAAGCAAGGCGCCATCGCTCGAAAAGATTGAAAATTTGAGTGAGTAAGCGACGTCATAGAACTAAGTGATATTTTACTTTTCAATTATTCCATAGAACATGTAAGATTACCGAATATCATTTATTCTATAGAACTATTATACTATATATGGAATAAAATCATATGGCAGTATTGTCGTTTGTTCTATCTCATGGCAAATTGCATTTTAAAATTGTATCATGGAAATGACAAGTTACAAGCAAAACAATCAATAAGCTTTTCCGAGctgctggtgtggtgaaaatatatCGGGATAGGACAAATGTCTTAATCTCGAGAAGAAACCTGACATTCGGTATTTATGATATTTAGAGATCTCGTTTCCATGTCCAGACCATTTCACGTTTGAGGACCTCGAGCTACCGCCGGCATCTTGGAAAACGTGTCTCTTCCGTAAGAAATTCGCcatttactctaaatatacgcaCTCTATAAATATATGATTCAGGGCAACATTGTTAGTACATTACTGTTATTAGTGATATgaggcccaatacattccacgacttctctttccgaacagactctagaatagttttattttgttatagcaaacgaaaccgtcaacaccctctatacgagtgtaggccaaaactagtggcgccctctgatcgagaatcaaattttcgtgattttcgaggcacgttttttccttagactgtatccatctattacggagttatatctatctttgatgtcaTTAATTAAGACTCtagaatagttttattttgttatagtgCGTCACTGGCAAGTAAGCTAGGGTAAAAAGTTAGTACGTAGTTCTATAGAACAAAATGGGAACAAAAATGCTGTTTTCTACCATGACGTCGAGTGTTCTATGGAACAAATGGGAATCTCTCCAAAATTTAGTATGACAATAGctctctatacactctattctctttacTATTACTGTAACtagcaaataattaaatacatttactTAGGTATTATATCAGAAGGAAAACGCTAACAATGACAAAATCTACAtcagttatttatttgtgaagACCTACAATATTTCCCAGAGGAAATGAGGATAATACCTACGTAATTAGTAAACGAGATAAGATGTTATgcatacctactaaaaataatgTCACCTTTGGTTTGCACTTAATTCTTAGGgttccatgaaataaaactatgaaaacggattatatcgcgtatattgaatttataatacatcccgacgtttcgaactctttacagcgttcgtggtcaacgaaaccgtcaaccgttcgtggtcacccgttgaccacgaacgctgtaaagagttcgaaacgtcgggatgtattataaattcaatatacgcgatataatccgttttcatagttttatttcatgagtaactatcgcggtaaccgaagacaatcttAGGGTTCCATGTTAAAAACACGATagtgatatttttatactaattttaaaattatgaagggagacctacctctatcactcaaacgtaggcttatggacatgtgcatacttccagtcctcacctacggtgctcagacttggtctttgacggaagctcagaagtccaaactcggggtttgtcagagaggtatggagcgcagcatattaggtgtgaaactcggggatcgcatccggaacaccacgctgcgctctaaaacccaaataatagatgtagctcggaaagcggacaagttaaagtgggactgggctggtcatgtctgccgcatgccgaatgacttgtgggccaaaataaccacagagtgggtgccccatgagtcaaaccggggattcggcagacctcgtcggcgatggcgggataacttggactcctttttgagcgactggccagatgtagctcaaaaccgggaggagtggaagaagagggggcaggcatttgcccagcagtgggacacaataggctcgtaataaataataataataattaaaattatgaagGTTCTTTTTACCGAT contains the following coding sequences:
- the LOC134741414 gene encoding uncharacterized protein LOC134741414 is translated as MVNDEVLQEYSSSVIRLKKQCMNTGMSEDEFRRLYFESLDSLENRSPRTMVTHTHRRHRTKYRVVLIGLLLTICVFYNFKSIYSSVVCNLQEYIYPGLRLLRRISIPFISLFPGLTDLYHETCLIQNPFFMVVDMDCWPCSSVSNIREIYDPKLITNQQHTAPFIYETDQQLVRLEELIELYNRNEEVLNKEAPKILVNNKYYSKLNEVFHEPQLLGDKNLFIWKLNTMSVARILRQIIPRPKVVPKFGQSTERFLIIDNSQGQFAVPDTECSFSFLLVLSGSRTVNLKPAEECKHQCRSLKVELKESYLLWYNWWYWRPVVQSSLSNSTLIAHVGSYC
- the LOC134741411 gene encoding uncharacterized protein LOC134741411 — encoded protein: MEIEARSQDSVWRWSLLFSVVLLNVCLPNLVLSYGVVLLHAVQLGVPTWLGLSTPVTHILTYGLTQCWCREAADSWGGPVGYRAMATAGLLLNVAGLVACGFVPMYVVPFVYGIAGGLGSSLLSAQIDAVVFDTYDSHLGIVRGLCLAGQAVGQSLFPHIITALIDNYGYSYAHIVLGGIILQTLPAVMLLKVNPTATRTLSFSRYSDLSKTYATYSNEIENECYSNEMQLHDMSRKCWKSPSDENLHRGEVLRIDAGESYTTTTITPPNSPEDTRRNVFGINILPDILEETEESEEDEDDHSNIKENDINKNNKRYTAAIKRLSTISDNLDDYISRQARRDSESDRECEKSREYSEIEVTYDNVSPITDIQREKIMNSFSFRCESAYARIRRRFWMPSYRMYKLRRKLQFTLYSINDTFIKPLTRSLSSWRFYPAVLLSFSHLSLLAISLVLLPMVASHVRPKITMTESNFLMSLHGFTWLCFLLSTPWLTETPKRNFKYVAVLGLIISTLACFVLAASDSHDMFSIGCVVAGLGFGAISSCWEGAVQDFVGVRKWPKLRSTLETVSAVLLVTFFVSVCLFTDMESNLQLYIFILGNILSVVTLIWTIIAAVSIYNTTIKMCLFNRFR